A DNA window from Gemella massiliensis contains the following coding sequences:
- the rnr gene encoding ribonuclease R translates to MLDNILKLFKKYGVLSIDDLKEKLAVSSAKTFVELVKCLEKLEQRAIITQLPNEKFLYMEEKLKIEGIIRLNPKGFAFVYIERLDIEVYIPKGFTKDAMTGDSVLIEIDSAYTNRRNFEGIVKKVVERNTKYTVGMLTNARMFAFVKSDDKNITKYIKILNGKNFNLVDGTKVLVEITEYAATNFEDHKGIIIKSLGHKDDPGVDILSVIYKYSIPNEFPEDVLKETETISEKITFGDNYKDCTKEMVVTIDGDDAKDLDDAISVTKTKKGYQLKVFIADVGRYVEEDSLLDIEASKRGCSVYLAGRVVPMLPRKLSNGICSLNPNVLRYTICCDIDFNDKGYSESYDIYPAIIKSNGRLTYKKVNALYDNSEKEKEEYKEYAPMLKTALELSKKIRDNREKRGAIDFDKIESKVVVDKNGDVLDVVPRERGVAERLIEDFMLSANEVIGEHFYWMQVPFIYRIHEEPKIQKLRQFFDIASSFGYRVKGNIEEIEPYMLANMLRKFKGEVIEPMLSTILLRTMNQARYSSENIGHFALAAKYYTHFTSPIRRYPDLLVHRMIRTYLFKGDISEKTLIHNAEKLPHLAETSSKYEKRAVDCERDVDRMKKCEYMLKYQERTFRGMVSGVTNFGIFVTLENTIEGLVHIKAMTDDYYTYDEKNMFLIGRRNKKIYRLGDEVIVKVMNVDIDNQEIDFKILTHRPLIKKRKSKGRKI, encoded by the coding sequence ATGTTAGACAATATATTAAAATTGTTTAAAAAATATGGTGTATTAAGTATTGATGATTTGAAGGAAAAATTAGCCGTTTCATCAGCAAAAACTTTTGTAGAGTTGGTAAAATGCTTAGAAAAGCTGGAACAAAGGGCGATTATTACTCAATTACCTAATGAAAAATTCTTATATATGGAAGAAAAATTAAAAATTGAAGGTATAATTCGTTTAAATCCAAAAGGGTTTGCCTTTGTTTATATTGAAAGGTTAGACATAGAAGTTTACATACCCAAAGGTTTTACTAAGGATGCTATGACAGGAGATAGCGTGCTTATTGAGATTGATAGTGCTTATACGAATAGACGTAATTTTGAGGGGATTGTCAAAAAGGTAGTGGAGCGGAATACTAAATATACAGTTGGTATGCTTACTAATGCCAGAATGTTTGCGTTTGTTAAAAGCGATGATAAAAATATAACAAAGTACATAAAAATATTAAATGGTAAAAACTTTAATTTGGTAGATGGAACAAAAGTATTAGTAGAAATAACAGAATATGCAGCGACAAATTTCGAAGATCATAAAGGTATCATAATTAAGTCATTGGGACATAAAGATGATCCGGGGGTAGATATATTATCTGTTATTTATAAATATAGTATTCCTAATGAATTTCCGGAAGATGTTCTTAAAGAAACTGAGACAATAAGTGAAAAAATAACATTTGGTGATAATTATAAAGATTGTACAAAAGAAATGGTTGTCACGATTGATGGTGATGATGCAAAAGATTTAGATGATGCAATCTCGGTAACTAAAACAAAAAAAGGTTATCAATTAAAAGTATTTATAGCAGATGTAGGCCGCTATGTAGAGGAAGATTCTTTATTAGATATTGAGGCATCTAAACGTGGATGTAGTGTTTATTTAGCTGGTCGTGTGGTACCGATGTTGCCTAGAAAATTATCAAATGGAATTTGTTCGCTAAATCCCAATGTACTTAGATATACGATTTGTTGCGATATTGATTTTAACGATAAAGGGTATTCTGAAAGCTATGATATATATCCGGCTATAATAAAATCAAATGGAAGACTAACATACAAAAAGGTAAATGCTTTGTATGATAATAGCGAAAAGGAAAAAGAAGAATATAAAGAGTATGCGCCAATGTTAAAAACTGCGTTGGAATTATCAAAAAAAATTCGCGATAATAGAGAAAAACGCGGAGCAATTGATTTTGATAAGATAGAATCGAAAGTTGTAGTGGACAAAAATGGTGATGTGTTAGATGTAGTACCTAGAGAACGTGGAGTAGCGGAGCGGTTGATAGAGGACTTTATGCTTAGTGCAAATGAAGTAATTGGAGAACATTTTTATTGGATGCAAGTACCGTTTATTTATCGCATACATGAAGAACCGAAAATTCAAAAATTAAGACAGTTTTTCGATATAGCTTCAAGTTTTGGGTATAGAGTAAAGGGTAATATTGAGGAGATTGAGCCTTACATGCTTGCGAATATGCTTCGGAAGTTTAAAGGTGAAGTTATTGAACCTATGTTGTCAACGATATTATTAAGAACTATGAATCAAGCACGTTATTCTTCAGAAAATATTGGGCATTTTGCATTAGCTGCAAAGTATTATACGCATTTTACATCACCTATACGACGTTATCCGGATTTATTGGTACATAGAATGATTAGAACATATTTATTTAAAGGCGATATTTCTGAAAAAACACTTATTCATAATGCGGAAAAACTCCCACATTTGGCAGAAACATCATCGAAATATGAGAAAAGAGCGGTTGATTGTGAAAGAGATGTAGATCGAATGAAAAAATGTGAATATATGCTCAAATATCAAGAGAGAACATTTAGAGGTATGGTATCAGGCGTGACAAATTTTGGAATATTCGTTACATTAGAAAACACAATAGAAGGTTTAGTTCATATTAAAGCTATGACCGATGATTATTATACATATGATGAAAAAAATATGTTTTTAATAGGTAGAAGAAATAAAAAAATATATCGCTTAGGTGATGAGGTGATAGTTAAAGTGATGAATGTTGACATAGATAATCAGGAAATTGATTTTAAAATATTAACGCATAGACCGTTAATTAAAAAGAGAAAAAGTAAAGGAAGAAAAATATGA
- the yedF gene encoding sulfurtransferase-like selenium metabolism protein YedF, whose translation MANKYDVVIKSTGMGQGEQVLVDNLMKGFIHTLNQKEHLPQHIIFYGEGVKLATKGSDSLEDLTELEQKGVKILSCGICLDYYDLDDFVEVGGTTTMSEVVDIISHSELVIEP comes from the coding sequence ATGGCTAATAAATATGATGTAGTAATAAAATCAACAGGTATGGGACAAGGGGAACAGGTTCTTGTTGATAATTTAATGAAAGGATTTATCCATACATTAAATCAAAAAGAACACTTACCACAACATATTATATTTTATGGTGAGGGTGTAAAACTGGCAACTAAAGGATCAGATTCTTTAGAGGATTTGACTGAATTAGAACAAAAAGGTGTTAAAATATTATCGTGTGGTATTTGTTTAGATTATTATGACCTAGACGACTTTGTAGAAGTTGGAGGAACTACTACTATGAGTGAAGTAGTTGATATTATTTCGCATAGTGAGTTGGTTATTGAGCCATAA
- a CDS encoding MBL fold metallo-hydrolase, whose product MAKVEVKKIVMDMVAENCYIIYKNGRGLIVDPGAGFEKIQKAVEELDVKIEAIILTHAHFDHIVSLEECRKYYNVPVYISKEEKDWLENPDFNGSNQFRLRVPVVAKPAEHEFEENKKYELAGMSFTVLPTPGHSPGGVSFDFGKFIVVGDALFRNGFGRYDLYGSDYYALKNSIGNVLFKLDGEKIVYPGHGDDTTIARERDLNLIRY is encoded by the coding sequence ATGGCTAAAGTGGAAGTAAAAAAAATAGTAATGGATATGGTTGCTGAAAATTGTTATATTATTTATAAAAATGGACGTGGTTTAATTGTTGATCCCGGTGCCGGATTTGAAAAAATACAAAAGGCGGTGGAAGAATTAGATGTAAAAATAGAGGCAATTATTTTAACACACGCACATTTTGATCATATTGTATCACTTGAGGAATGTCGTAAATATTATAATGTTCCTGTTTATATTTCAAAAGAAGAAAAAGATTGGTTGGAGAATCCTGATTTTAACGGTTCTAATCAGTTTAGACTAAGGGTACCGGTGGTGGCAAAACCTGCGGAACATGAGTTTGAAGAAAATAAAAAATATGAGTTGGCTGGTATGAGTTTTACGGTATTACCAACTCCTGGACATTCACCGGGTGGAGTATCATTTGATTTTGGTAAATTTATTGTCGTTGGCGATGCACTGTTTAGAAATGGCTTTGGGCGTTATGATTTGTATGGTTCTGATTACTACGCACTAAAAAATTCTATAGGTAATGTTTTGTTTAAACTAGATGGGGAGAAAATCGTTTATCCGGGGCATGGAGATGATACGACTATTGCAAGAGAACGAGATTTGAATTTAATAAGATATTAA
- a CDS encoding cobalamin-independent methionine synthase II family protein yields the protein MKQFKPFTTTLIGSLPRSKKLLALKEQTLLTTKYNEAYKEQLEKETEQAIKMQIAAGIDVVVSGELNRDNYMSYIAEKVDGVALLTMEELRELAANVGEFDKSLEEMDAADNTMCSPVCFDKIDTDVPLNSEELERLERMTDKMFKMTIPSPYLLTRSMWMKKVSSRAYSSRKELGKDVVKLLINEVRRLVSKGVKIIQIDEPILSEVVFTRDKGEQSFYUGALSAKVKVDKELNFARELIQEVLNEIKKHDVLSAIHVCRGNWTCDESVLLEGAYDKLGKFFDSLNVDMLALEFSTPRAGEVEKLFANNFLDTKIILGYGCINPRNERVETPEEIVSAVEKVLQYLPPENVWLNPDCGFATFSKRPLNPYPIIEEKLRNMVKAAEILREKYCK from the coding sequence ATGAAACAATTTAAGCCGTTTACCACAACGCTGATAGGTAGTTTACCACGTTCAAAAAAACTATTGGCGTTGAAAGAACAAACATTATTAACGACAAAGTATAATGAAGCGTATAAAGAACAACTTGAAAAGGAAACAGAGCAAGCAATTAAAATGCAAATTGCTGCCGGAATCGATGTTGTAGTCAGCGGAGAGTTAAATCGTGATAACTATATGAGTTATATTGCGGAGAAAGTGGATGGTGTTGCATTGCTTACTATGGAAGAATTGCGTGAATTAGCTGCCAACGTTGGAGAGTTTGACAAGAGTTTGGAAGAAATGGATGCGGCGGATAATACAATGTGCAGTCCTGTTTGTTTTGATAAAATAGATACGGATGTCCCACTTAATTCGGAAGAATTGGAACGTTTGGAACGAATGACAGATAAGATGTTCAAAATGACAATACCGAGTCCATATTTATTAACTCGTTCAATGTGGATGAAGAAAGTTTCAAGCAGAGCCTATTCTAGTCGTAAAGAATTAGGGAAAGATGTAGTAAAATTACTTATAAATGAAGTTCGCAGATTAGTGAGCAAGGGTGTTAAAATTATCCAAATTGATGAACCTATACTATCAGAAGTAGTGTTCACAAGAGATAAAGGGGAGCAGTCATTTTATTGAGGGGCATTATCAGCGAAAGTCAAGGTTGACAAAGAATTAAATTTTGCTCGTGAATTAATACAAGAAGTATTAAACGAAATAAAAAAACATGATGTATTAAGTGCTATACATGTTTGTCGCGGTAACTGGACGTGTGATGAGAGTGTCTTACTGGAGGGTGCATATGATAAATTAGGTAAGTTTTTTGACTCACTGAATGTTGATATGTTAGCTTTAGAGTTTTCTACCCCTCGTGCCGGAGAAGTTGAAAAATTGTTTGCTAATAATTTTTTAGATACAAAAATTATTCTTGGGTATGGTTGTATTAACCCACGTAATGAACGTGTAGAAACACCGGAAGAAATTGTTAGTGCGGTTGAAAAAGTGTTACAATATTTGCCGCCGGAAAATGTTTGGCTTAATCCTGATTGCGGGTTCGCTACATTTTCCAAACGCCCACTTAATCCTTATCCGATTATTGAGGAAAAATTACGTAATATGGTAAAAGCTGCTGAAATATTGCGTGAAAAATATTGTAAATAA
- a CDS encoding zinc metallopeptidase, translated as MSGTYILYFLLIMLIPLWAQYKVTSTYNRYKKVRTKSGLTGKDVAEIIMQANGITDVEVVRGEAELSDHYDPTKNIVVLSPVVYAQPTVASVAIAAHEVGHVIQDKVADYKPMRWRHSLVPLANLGGNLSAILILVGFLLTGLIGQFGYTIAWIGVGFMMFAVLFQVVTLPVEFDASKRALEQVVDLNIVDDQEHRHCRKVLTAAALTYVAAAVVALMEMLRFIFILLNSRD; from the coding sequence ATGTCGGGGACTTATATACTATACTTCCTACTGATTATGCTTATTCCTTTATGGGCACAGTATAAGGTAACCAGTACGTATAATAGATATAAAAAAGTAAGAACAAAATCAGGTTTAACAGGCAAAGATGTTGCGGAAATTATTATGCAGGCTAACGGTATTACTGATGTTGAAGTAGTACGTGGAGAAGCTGAATTGTCAGATCATTATGATCCAACAAAGAATATTGTTGTGTTATCGCCGGTAGTTTATGCACAACCGACGGTTGCATCTGTCGCTATAGCAGCGCATGAAGTAGGCCATGTTATTCAAGATAAGGTCGCAGATTATAAACCTATGAGATGGCGACACAGCTTAGTTCCATTAGCAAATTTAGGAGGAAATTTATCAGCAATTCTAATTCTTGTTGGATTTTTACTAACAGGGTTAATAGGACAGTTCGGGTACACTATCGCATGGATAGGTGTAGGGTTTATGATGTTTGCGGTGTTGTTCCAAGTGGTAACACTGCCGGTTGAATTCGATGCATCTAAACGTGCTTTAGAACAGGTAGTAGATTTAAATATAGTTGATGACCAAGAACACAGACATTGCCGTAAAGTATTGACAGCAGCAGCCTTAACTTATGTAGCAGCGGCAGTTGTTGCACTGATGGAAATGTTAAGATTTATCTTTATTCTATTAAATAGTAGAGATTAG
- the typA gene encoding translational GTPase TypA: MSIKLRDTVRNIAIIAHVDHGKTTLVDELLKQSGIFRSNEHVEERAMDSNDLERERGITILAKNTAIDYKGRRINILDTPGHADFGGEVERIMKMVDGVLLVVDAYEGTMPQTRFVLKKALEQNLKPIVVVNKIDKDSARPEEVVDEVIDLFIELGANDDQLEFPVVYASAINGTASLKSDPSEQGENMQCLYDTIIDYVPAPVDNSDEPLQFQVALLDYNDYVGRIGIGRVFRGSMKVGESVSLMKLDGTVKNFRVTKIFGYFGLKRDEITEAYAGDIVAVSGMDDINVGETVCPTEQQEALPILHIDEPTLQMTFLVNNSPFAGKEGKFVTARKLEDRLMQQLETDVSLRVEPNTNDSWIVSGRGELHLSILIENLRREGYELQVSKPEVIIRNIDGIDCEPVERVQVDVPDESVGAVIESLGQRKGDMLDMQADGNGQTRLIFNVPARGLIGYTTEFMSMTKGYGIINHTFDSYQPMQKGKVGGRRNGVLVALENGQATAYSISSIEERGTVFVEPGTEVYGGMIVGENSRENDITVNITKAKAQTNVRSSTKDQTVTLKKARIMTLEESLEYLSDDEYLEVTPESIRLRKKELDKSVREKAARKAKYSEE, from the coding sequence ATGTCTATTAAATTAAGAGATACGGTAAGAAATATTGCGATTATTGCTCACGTCGATCATGGGAAAACTACATTAGTTGACGAGCTTTTAAAACAATCCGGAATATTTCGTTCAAATGAACACGTTGAAGAAAGAGCAATGGACTCTAATGACTTGGAAAGAGAACGTGGCATAACTATTTTAGCTAAGAATACAGCTATTGATTATAAAGGAAGAAGAATTAATATTTTAGATACACCGGGACATGCTGATTTTGGCGGAGAAGTGGAACGTATTATGAAAATGGTTGATGGGGTGCTTCTTGTTGTTGATGCTTATGAAGGAACAATGCCACAAACACGTTTTGTACTAAAAAAAGCCTTAGAACAAAATTTAAAACCTATTGTTGTGGTTAATAAAATTGATAAGGATTCAGCCCGCCCTGAAGAAGTTGTTGATGAAGTTATTGATTTATTTATTGAGCTTGGAGCAAATGATGACCAGTTGGAATTCCCGGTTGTTTATGCTTCGGCGATTAACGGTACTGCATCACTTAAAAGTGATCCGAGTGAACAAGGTGAAAATATGCAATGTCTATATGATACCATTATTGACTATGTACCTGCACCTGTTGATAATAGTGATGAACCGTTACAATTTCAAGTAGCGTTGTTAGATTATAATGATTATGTTGGACGTATTGGGATTGGACGTGTTTTTCGCGGTAGTATGAAGGTAGGAGAATCTGTTTCTCTTATGAAATTGGACGGTACTGTCAAAAACTTTCGTGTAACAAAAATATTTGGTTATTTTGGACTGAAACGAGATGAAATAACAGAGGCTTATGCCGGTGATATAGTTGCAGTAAGCGGTATGGATGATATTAATGTTGGAGAAACAGTTTGTCCAACTGAACAGCAAGAAGCTTTACCGATATTACATATAGATGAGCCTACTTTACAGATGACTTTCTTAGTAAATAATTCTCCATTTGCAGGTAAAGAAGGAAAATTTGTTACAGCACGCAAGTTAGAAGATCGACTAATGCAACAATTAGAAACTGATGTATCATTACGGGTAGAACCTAATACCAATGATTCTTGGATAGTAAGCGGTCGTGGTGAATTACATCTATCAATTTTAATTGAAAACTTACGTCGTGAAGGGTATGAATTGCAAGTATCAAAACCGGAAGTTATTATTCGTAATATCGACGGAATTGATTGTGAACCTGTGGAACGTGTTCAAGTGGATGTTCCGGATGAATCGGTAGGAGCCGTTATTGAATCTTTAGGACAACGTAAAGGTGATATGCTTGACATGCAGGCTGACGGTAATGGGCAAACTCGACTTATATTTAATGTTCCTGCACGTGGTCTTATCGGTTATACAACTGAGTTCATGTCTATGACAAAAGGATATGGAATTATTAATCATACATTTGATTCTTACCAACCTATGCAAAAAGGGAAAGTAGGCGGTCGTCGTAATGGTGTGCTTGTTGCTTTAGAAAACGGACAAGCTACTGCATATTCTATTTCAAGTATAGAAGAACGTGGAACAGTTTTTGTAGAGCCGGGGACAGAAGTATATGGCGGAATGATTGTAGGCGAAAACAGTCGTGAGAATGATATTACCGTAAATATTACAAAAGCAAAAGCTCAAACAAATGTACGTTCATCAACTAAAGATCAGACAGTTACGTTGAAGAAAGCACGTATTATGACGCTTGAAGAAAGTTTAGAGTATTTAAGTGATGATGAGTATTTAGAAGTAACGCCGGAATCAATACGACTACGCAAAAAAGAACTGGATAAATCGGTACGAGAAAAAGCGGCACGTAAAGCAAAATATTCTGAAGAGTAA
- the acpS gene encoding holo-ACP synthase: MIYGIGCDIVDIIRFEKYIDNEQRLNKLYTKKELEDFSKITNFRRKLEFLASRFAVKEATSKALGVGISKTFSFHDVEVLKDNFGKPYINYKDFITHVTISHTETTAIAFVVLEKEV; this comes from the coding sequence ATGATTTATGGTATTGGTTGCGATATTGTCGATATAATCAGATTTGAAAAATATATTGATAATGAACAACGTCTAAATAAATTATACACAAAAAAAGAATTGGAAGATTTTTCTAAAATAACAAACTTTCGAAGAAAGTTAGAATTTTTGGCATCTAGGTTTGCAGTAAAAGAAGCAACTTCTAAAGCGCTTGGTGTCGGAATTTCTAAAACTTTTTCATTTCATGATGTTGAGGTACTAAAGGATAATTTTGGGAAACCATATATAAATTATAAAGATTTTATAACGCATGTTACGATAAGTCATACAGAAACAACTGCAATAGCTTTTGTTGTTTTGGAAAAAGAAGTGTAA
- the smpB gene encoding SsrA-binding protein SmpB, whose amino-acid sequence MNKVIAQNKKATHDYFIEETYEAGLVLTGTEIKSIRRGRVNLKDSYCQTRKGEMFAYNMHISHFEEGNRFNHDPLRVRKLLLKKKQIAILTNKQNEAGISIIPLKLYIKNGYAKLLIGVAKGKKNYDKRHVLKQKEANKEISRALKNKQKY is encoded by the coding sequence ATGAATAAAGTAATTGCGCAAAATAAAAAAGCAACCCATGATTATTTTATTGAAGAAACCTATGAAGCAGGGTTAGTGCTAACAGGAACAGAAATAAAATCAATACGTCGAGGCAGGGTTAATTTAAAAGATTCGTATTGTCAAACGAGAAAAGGAGAAATGTTCGCCTATAATATGCACATTTCTCATTTTGAAGAAGGAAATAGATTTAACCATGATCCTTTGCGTGTAAGAAAATTATTGTTAAAAAAGAAACAAATAGCGATATTAACAAATAAGCAAAATGAAGCGGGAATTAGTATAATTCCATTAAAATTATATATAAAAAATGGATATGCTAAATTGCTTATTGGAGTGGCTAAAGGTAAGAAAAATTATGATAAACGTCATGTTCTTAAACAAAAAGAAGCCAATAAAGAGATTAGTAGAGCATTAAAAAATAAACAAAAATATTAA
- a CDS encoding L-lactate permease, which produces MEKFTQILQPVADNLYISALIALIPIVFYLVALAGFKVKGWLTGLLTLVVAIVIACLFFKMPFHFAAFSTIHGMVYGILPIGWIILASVFLYKMTVKSGHFDIIRDSITSLTDDRRIQALIIAFSFGAFLEGAAGFGAPVAITAALLVGLGFKPLYAAGVCMVANTAPVAFGAVGAPVTAMDGLATYANGSPIPAVEIAAMIGRQLPLVSIFIPFYLVLIMAGFKKALEVWPALLVSGGTFALAQFVSSNFLGEQLPDILSSLISLVSIVILLQFWKPKTTWRFADEKDSDMKTNETPKHSLKDILVAWSPFVVLTVFIFLWTMKPAKAFFKTIALNPKVPFIDGNIISSVSGKPIAAVFKLDIIGSIGTGILVAALVSKFIIKLSWKDTAKTFIETFNEVKIALLTICFVVGFAYIMNASGMSNTLGNALAATGTVFKFLSPALGWIGVFITGSDTSANLLFAKLQQVTASQVGMDPLLAVAANASGGVVGKMISPQSIAVAAAAVGLVGRESELLKFTVKHSFILLIIVCAIVSLQAIGVLGWMIPVHP; this is translated from the coding sequence ATGGAAAAATTCACTCAAATATTACAGCCGGTGGCTGATAATTTATATATTTCTGCACTAATTGCATTGATTCCTATCGTGTTTTATTTAGTGGCACTTGCTGGATTCAAAGTTAAAGGTTGGCTAACGGGGTTACTTACTCTTGTGGTAGCTATTGTTATAGCCTGTCTGTTCTTTAAAATGCCATTCCATTTTGCTGCATTCTCAACTATTCACGGTATGGTATACGGTATTTTACCGATTGGTTGGATTATTTTAGCATCTGTATTCTTATATAAAATGACTGTTAAGAGTGGTCACTTTGATATTATCAGAGATAGTATCACTTCATTAACAGATGACAGACGTATTCAAGCATTAATTATTGCGTTCTCATTTGGTGCGTTTTTAGAAGGTGCTGCCGGATTTGGTGCACCCGTTGCTATCACAGCTGCATTGTTGGTTGGTTTAGGGTTTAAACCGTTATATGCCGCTGGTGTGTGTATGGTAGCTAATACAGCACCGGTTGCGTTCGGAGCGGTAGGTGCGCCGGTTACTGCGATGGATGGGTTAGCTACTTATGCAAATGGTTCTCCAATACCTGCGGTAGAAATTGCAGCAATGATTGGGCGACAATTACCATTGGTGTCTATTTTCATTCCATTCTACTTAGTATTAATTATGGCAGGATTTAAAAAAGCATTAGAAGTTTGGCCTGCATTATTAGTTTCTGGTGGGACATTCGCTTTAGCACAATTCGTAAGTTCTAACTTCTTGGGTGAACAATTACCGGATATTCTTTCTTCATTAATATCACTTGTATCTATAGTTATCTTGCTTCAATTCTGGAAACCTAAAACTACTTGGAGATTTGCTGACGAAAAAGATTCTGATATGAAAACAAACGAAACTCCTAAACATTCACTAAAAGATATTTTAGTGGCATGGTCACCATTCGTAGTTCTAACAGTATTTATTTTCTTATGGACTATGAAACCTGCTAAAGCATTCTTTAAAACAATTGCACTTAATCCTAAAGTTCCGTTTATTGATGGAAACATTATAAGTTCAGTTTCAGGAAAACCGATTGCAGCCGTATTCAAGTTAGACATTATAGGTTCTATCGGTACGGGTATTTTGGTGGCTGCATTGGTATCTAAATTTATTATTAAACTTAGTTGGAAAGATACAGCTAAAACATTTATTGAAACATTTAACGAAGTAAAAATTGCATTATTGACAATCTGTTTTGTAGTTGGATTTGCTTATATTATGAACGCATCTGGTATGTCTAATACATTAGGTAATGCCTTAGCAGCTACAGGAACAGTATTCAAATTCTTGTCTCCTGCACTTGGTTGGATTGGGGTATTTATTACAGGGTCTGATACATCAGCTAACCTACTGTTTGCGAAACTGCAACAAGTTACAGCAAGCCAAGTTGGTATGGATCCACTATTAGCAGTTGCAGCTAACGCATCTGGTGGTGTTGTCGGTAAAATGATTTCTCCACAATCTATTGCAGTTGCAGCAGCGGCGGTTGGATTAGTTGGTAGAGAATCTGAGTTACTTAAATTTACAGTAAAACACAGCTTTATACTACTGATTATTGTGTGTGCTATTGTTTCACTTCAAGCGATCGGAGTTCTCGGTTGGATGATACCGGTTCACCCATAA